In the Paroedura picta isolate Pp20150507F chromosome 15, Ppicta_v3.0, whole genome shotgun sequence genome, one interval contains:
- the PRKRIP1 gene encoding PRKR-interacting protein 1, with translation MAAGPTRPPRPRKEPQPLVIPRSAAEEQRLKLERLMRNPDKTVPIPEKLNEWAPRPPPEFVRDVMGSSAGAGSGEFHVYRHLRRREYQRQDFMDAMAEKQKLDEEYQKKLEKNKMVAEEQTAKRRRKRQKLKEKKLLAKKSKLEQKKEQEADSSDSSQKQQTSEEEEDRDASEEEKEDDAEEASFAMGR, from the exons ATGGCGGCCGGGCCGACGCGGCCTCCCCGGCCTCGTAAGGAGCCGCAGCCGCTGGTCATTCCCCGGAGCGCGGCCGAGGAGCAACGCCTCAAACTGGAGAGGCTCATGAGGAACCCG GATAAGACTGTTCCAATCCCTGAAAAACTCAATGAATGGGCACCACGTCCACCTCCAGAATTTGTCAGAGATGTCATGG GTTCTAGTGCCGGAGCTGGCAGCGGGGAATTCCACGTATACCGGCACCTTCGGCGGAGAGAGTACCAGAGGCAGGATTTTATGGATGCCATGGCCGAGAAG CAAAAACTGGACGAGGAATACCAGAAGAAGCTTGAAAAGAACAAGATGGTCGCAGAGGAACAGACAGCGAAACGTAGAAGGAAACG CCAAAAATTGAAAGAGAAGAAATTGCTGGCAAAGAAGAGTAAACTTGAACAGAAAAAAGAGCAAGAAG CTGACAGCTCTGACAGTTCCCAGAAGCAGCAGACCAGCGAAGAGGAGGAAGATAGAGATGCTTccgaggaagaaaaagaggacgATGCAGAAGAGGCCAGTTTTGCGATGGGGAGATGA
- the SH2B2 gene encoding SH2B adapter protein 2 — protein MNGDTLCQEPPSQLPDWREFCELHAQAAAVDFAQKFCQFLKENPHYDTPGAETSFSHHFAANFLDIFSLEVNRVFVSDSPTRYNIVPFVGLQNCHMPYGRDILPRKDQTSTESLDSMDNPVSSSRYLSQSQQVQIRKVSSYGQSRSSEDVSVHTTSKPKFKKGFSLRNMSLCVVDGMKEMWHRRSSPEPGTEATQGRRSDREHCPPGNKEHSDSREKWTHKLRLTKGQSSKVDLVDIQREGTLRYMVADDTNCVGSSQWQKCRLLLRKAVKMEGERFLLEFYVPPKASKAKVSIPLSAIIEVRTTMPLEMPDKDNTFVLKVENGAEYILETIDSLQKHSWVADIQDCIDPGDSGDDIELSSCTQGACLPGRVSSCSCEFLADDVPRFQDICAGSAAPDAVPNASTIITAPHGRTRDSLGEHRAHVPLDNFLQTLEPPAAGNHSAGEESETEAEINLSDFPWFHGTLSRVKAAQLVLLGGARSHGLFVIRQSETRPGEYVLTFNFQGKAKHLRLSLNENGQCHVQHLWFQTIFDMLRHFHMHPIPLESGGSADITLRSYVVAPASLPEVSPSPVVASQQPSCRNDLQSQHYFSSFVPGTFQPASPSEGTPSSSSSSASHSLYHRVEGTLSARSRSNSTERLFDSSAVGVEDYHESEGSRNRTRAVENQYSFY, from the exons ATGAATGGAGATACCCTTTGCCAAgaacctccctcccagcttcCAGACTGGAGGGAATTTTGTGAGCTTCATGCCCAGGCTGCCGCTGTGGACTTCGCCCAGAAGTTCTGCCAGTTCCTGAAGGAGAACCCTCACTACGACACCCCTGGAGCAGAGACTTCTTTCTCCCACCACTTTGCTGCTAATTTCTTGGACATCTTCAGCCTGGAGGTCAACAGGGTCTTCGTATCGGATTCTCCCACCAGATATAACATTGTCCCATTTGTGGGGCTACAGAACTGCCACATGCCCTACGGCCGGGATATCTTGCCAAGGAAAGATCAAACCTCCACGGAATCTCTGGACAGCATGGACAACCCCGTGTCCTCCAGCAGGTATCTTAGCCAATCCCAGCAAGTTCAGATACGAAAGGTCTCCTCGTATGGCCAGTCCCGGAGCTCGGAGGACGTCTCCGTTCACACTACCTCGAAGCCGAAATTCAAGAAAGGCTTCTCCTTGAGGAACATGAGTTTGTGCGTGGTGGATGGCATGAAGGAGATGTGGCACAGAAGGTCTTCTCCAGAGCCTGGCACAGAAGCTACTCAAGGCAGGCGGTCCGACAGGGAACACTGTCCCCCCGGCAACAAGGAGCACAGTGATTCCAGGGAAAAGTGGACTCACAAGCTGAGGCTGACTAAAGGTCAGTCTTCCAAGGTGGACCTGGTGGACATTCAAAGAGAGGGAACCCTCCGCTACATGGTAGCCGACGATACGAACTGCGTGGGCAGCTCTCAGTGGCAGAAATGTCGCCTGTTgctaaggaaagctgtgaagatggagggggaaaggtttcTTCTGGAGTTTTATGTTCCTCCTAAG GCATCCAAAGCGAAGGTCAGCATCCCTCTATCGGCCATTATTGAGGTGCGGACGACCATGCCTTTGGAGATGCCGGACAAAGACAACACTTTCGTGTTGAAG GTAGAGAATGGTGCAGAGTACATCCTGGAAACAATTGACTCCCTGCAGAAGCACTCATGGGTGGCAGATATACAGGACTGTATAGATCCCGG GGACAGCGGCGATGACATCGAACTCTCCTCTTGCACCCAGGGTGCCTGCCTACCCGGCAGGGTCTCTTCTTGCAGCTGTGAATTTCTGGCTGACG ATGTGCCCCGATTTCAGGACATATGTGCTGGATCCGCTGCTCCTGATGCTGTGCCAAACGCCTCCACCATCATCACCGCGCCGCATGGTAGGACCAGGGACTCCTTGGGCGAGCACCGGGCCCACGTGCCGTTGGACAACTTCCTGCAGACCCTGGAGCCACCAGCCGCTGGCAATCATTCAGCAG GGGAAGAAAGCGAAACGGAAGCAGAGATCAACCTCTCGGACTTTCCGTGGTTCCACGGGACTCTATCACGGGTCAAAGCTGCCCAGCTGGTGCTGCTCGGGGGAGCCAGAAGTCATGGGCTGTTTGTCATTCGGCAGAGTGAAACACGGCCAGGAGAATATGTACTGACGTTTAACTTCCAGGGGAAAGCAAAG CACCTGCGGCTGTCCTTGAACGAGAACGGCCAGTGCCACGTCCAGCACCTCTGGTTCCAGACCATCTTCGACATGCTGAGGCATTTCCACATGCACCCCATCCCCCTGGAGTCCGGCGGTTCCGCTGACATCACGCTCCGCAGCTACGTGGTAGCCCCGGCCTCCTTGCCTG AGGTCAGCCCCTCCCCAGTCGTGGCTTCCCAGCAGCCCAGCTGCAGAAATGATCTCCAGTCTCAACACTACTTTTCCAGCTTTGTCCCGGGCACTTTCCAGCCTGCCTCCCCTTCGGAGGgcaccccttcctcctcctcctcctccgccagcCACTCTCTCTACCATCGCGTGGAAGGGACCCTCAGCGCCCGCAGCCGTAGCAACAGCACCGAGCGCCTGTTCGACTCCTCTGCCGTCGGTGTGGAGGATTACCACGAGAGCGAGGGGTCGCGCAACAGAACCAGAGCCGTAGAGAACCAGTACTCGTTCTACTGA